Sequence from the Kribbella aluminosa genome:
CGCCGGTGGTGACGCAGACGTCGCGCACGCTGTTCAGGTGGGACTGCAGGTCGGCGAACGACAGGGCCGTGCCGAACTCGCCCCGCTGGGCGCTGCGGTAGAAGCCGCTCAGCCGGACGGTCACGTCGTCTTGGCGCGCACGGGTCGTCTCCGGAGCTTCATCGGCTGCGCCCCAGCGAATGAGGTTCGCCGCGCCACTCAGGCTGTCCAGCTGTTGGCGCAGCTCGGGGTCCTTCGAGAGCGCCACCTGGGTGTCGAGGGAGACCTGCATGGCGAACGGGTGCGTGCCCTGCTCGCTCACGACACCGGTATCCAGGAGGTTCGCCGGCACCGACAGCTTCGCCATTGCCTCGGCCTTCGCCGCCCGGCTGTGCAGTTTCACCACGGCGACGGCGTCGCCGTCGAAATCGCCGTCGAAGCACTGGTCCATCACCGGGTTGATGGCCACGCCGGTGAGTCGCTGGTCGACCGCGACGCGCAGATAGCGCACGCCCGCGTCGCGCAGCACCGGGTCACGCCAGACGAGCGCGTGGTCACCCTCGATCAGGCCGAGCTGATCGGCCATGACCGGGCTGACAGCGATTTGGTCGATGTCGAGGCGGGGGTCTGCGGTCCATACGGCGGTCGCGGAGTCGGCGAGCCGGCTCGACATGAGGCCGGTCTTGAAGATGTTGTGTTTCCCGCTGAAGACTCGCTGCTCGAGGTCGGTGGTGATGGCCTCGAAGTTGCGCTGGGCACGGGCGGCGGCCTGGCTCATGGCGTCGACGAGTTCTTCGCGCTGGCCCTGGCCGAGGGACCCGGCGTTGAGTTTGTCTTGCAGCGCCCGGTAGCGGCAGGCCTGCTCGTGGATGTCGAGGTAGCGGTTGGTGTAGTCGTGGGTGACCACGCTGCCGTCGTCGAACTCCTGGCCCGAGCGCAGGTGCGAGGACAGCACCGGTACTTTCCAGGAGGTCCCGGAGGCCGCCTCGGTCTGTTCGCCGGTCAGGTAGCGCAGCGGGAACGGGATCTCGAGGTCGCCTCCCTTGTCGCCGATGAGCGCACCGAAAGATCGGCGCATCGCCACGACATGCAGCCCGCCGTTCGAGGTTCGCACCAGCTCAGGCATCGCGAACAGGCGACGCTCGGGCTGCTCATCGACCATGTCGTGGCCCGTCCTGCGGTCATTGTTGTCGCGACCGATCACGTGCAGCGTCCCGTCTGCTGCCATGGCGAGCCCCACGCTGAGCATGTACTCGCGCAGGTTTGCCTCGGCACCGGCGTTGTGGCCGTAGAACTCCTGCATGATCGCCGGGCAGTCCTGCGCACCGAGCGCCCAGGCCAGCTGAGAAGAGGCCTTGCGGCCCTTGCCTGCCAGCACCGATTCGTCGTCGTAGATCTTCGTCTTCTCGTCGACGGCCATGTGGGTGACGATGAACCGCATGCTGCCCAGGCTCCCCGCCCGCACACCACCGCCTGGCACCGTCAGATCCTTGGCCCCGGCGGCCATGAGCTCGCGCGCCGAGCCAGCATTACGCCGTGAGATCAGCGAGAACGGGCTCATCACCACGTGGAGGTCCGGGTTGGCGCGGAACCAGCCGACCTCTTGCTCGACGTGCTGCCGGCCGGCGTCTTCTGGGCGCATGCCGCGGTCGACGACCAGCGACACCACGCCCTTGTTGCCGTGAAGATCCGACAGTTTGTCGCCGACGACGAGGTCGCGTAGCTCATTACCCGCGCCGCGGATCTGGTTGGCCTGCGCGAACTCGCGGCTGATCACGATCGGGTCGTCTGCCGTCCAGCCGCCGAACGTCATCATGGCGGTCCCGGTGGCCGGCGTGATCTTCGATGACTGCATCAGCGTGGACGCGGTCATCTGCTGGCGGTCGAACGGGTCGTACTGGAGTGTTTCGAGCTCGGGGCGGTTCATCAGCGGGGCGCGCGCGCCGGACGTCGTTGCCGGGTCGCCGGGGATGATCCGTCCCTCGGGGCTCACCGTCGCGTCTTCGGTGAGGTAGCGCACGATGCCCTGGTTGGTCGCACCTCCGGTCATGACCGGGTCGAAGTAACCGGCGGGTGCCGCGACGCCGTTCTGGTCGGTGCCGGTGAGCACTGCCATGTTCCGGCCGCCGGTGAGCTTCCAGGGGTCGAAGTGGTTGTCGTCGGCGGGGTCGGACTCGCCCTTTCCCGCCTGGTGCTCCGCGTAGACGGTTGAGCCGCTCTTGATCTCGTTCGAGTAGCGGACCCGTTTGGCTTCGGTGGCCAGGATCGCTGCCGTCCAGGGGTCGAGCTGGCCGGAATCCTCGTCGCGGGCGCGATCGATGAAGTCGGTTGCGTGCTTGGTGCCGTACAGCTGTGTGTAGACGCGGTTGAGCGACGAACCCTCGCCGACCTCGCTGCGGCCGGACAGCAGATCGTTAGCGAGCTGGTACTCGATCCGGTCGATCATCGTCTGCTCGTAGCCCCGCAGCAGCGTCCGCTCCTCGACGCTTTTGGTCTCGCCCCGCACCTGGGGTGCGATGCGGGCCTCGTATCCGGGCACGATGAGGCCGTTGTCGCCGCTGATGAAGCCGGTGATGATCTCGCCGTGCCCGCCGACGTCGAAGACCTGCCCGATCTGGCCGGTGACGGCTGTCGTCGAGCCGTCACGCCTCATCTTCTCGGCGGTCCAGCGGATGACTCCTTGCTGGTCGATGAGAACCTCGCCCGGCTCTGCCGCGTTGCGCGCGAGGCTCGAACGGACGGTGTCACCGACGCGCCGCACGAACAGCGAACTGTGCGCATCCGCAGGGACGGCTGTCGTCTCGTCGAACCGTACGAGCCGATCCTTGAACCGGTCGGTCTGGAATCCGGAGCCGCGCATCTCGCCTGGGCCGGCTTCGATTCGGCGCAACGCCTGGGCGAGCTCGTCGAGGTTCGACCACTGGCCTTTCGGGCTGGTCATGTACTTGGCGACGCGCACCGGGTCGAAGCGTTGCTCGACGAATTCGCCGTCGACCAGGAGCGTCTCGGGTTCCCAGCTGCCGATGAGCTCGTCGGCGATCTCGTCGGCGTGTGCCCGGACCTTCTCCGCGGCGGTGCCGCCGTAGACGAGGTTGCCGAAGTCCGGTTCGATACCGGGCCCGGAGGACTGGAATTCGCCGATCATGCCGAGGCGCTCCTCGTACATCTGCTCCGTTGCGCCAGGGCGCAGGAGCTCGCCGCGATGCCCGGTGAGAACGTCCCAGTAGGAACGCTGAACGGTCGCGATCTCGGGGTCGCTGGAGTACTGCGGAGGCTCGAACTCGACCAGGTTCAGGCCGGCGGATCGCTGCTCCTCGAAAGCGGCGATGAGACTGTCCGCATCCAGCGAGGCCCGCAGGTTTTCCCGGGCGCTGTCCACGGCCTTCGAGAGGTACTGTTCGGCGGCTTCGGCATTGACGAAGAACTCGGGCAGGCTGCGGTCGTTTGCCTCACGGCGAAGCATCACTTTCGAGCCCTCGCGATGGCGCTGGCCAGCCGACCGGTAGTCCTTGACCACGAACATCGAGTCCTTGCCGACGTGGTAGCTGTCCTCGATCTCGACCGGTTCGGCGGCGCCCTGGCGGCCTCTGCGGGCGGTCTCGATGTGCGTCGATCCGTTCTGGCCGGCGAGCAGGTCGGGACGGTCCTGGCGTACCACCGCCCGGCCCTGCGCGAAGCGGAGCAGCTCGACGGCCTCGGCCGGAGTGGGGGAGTACAGCGCTGTCTTGCCCCGCTCGATCTTGTGGTTCGTCGAGTAGCGCACGACCATCCCGTTGTCGTAGATGCGGGCGCCGGCATAGTCCTCACGGGGCCGGGGCTCGGTGAGGCGGATTTCCATCCCGGTTCCGGAGACACGGGCCTTGATCTGACCTGGGTTCTGGTCCCGGCGTACCTCGTAGCCGAGTCCCTGGGCCTGTAGTTCCCGCAGCATCGCGACCGACCGCTCCACGGCGGCGGCAGACATGAACCGGTTGCGGTCCACTCTGCCGGTGCGAGGATCGCGGCCGCCGTCGAGAACCCACTGGCGCACCTGCTGGTAGTCGCGGACGCTCATCGAATCGCGTAGCGCGGTCAGCCCGGAGGCGTCCTCGTCGGTCATCGCCAGACCTGCCTCGGACAGACGGCCGCCGGAATCAGCGATCCACAACATTGCCTGCCCGTGCTCGGGACTCGCGGCCCGGTTCGTCTCGCCGCCCATGTCCCGTTCGATCGTCTCGTCCGGAAGATAGACCAGGGCAGTACCCGCGCCCTTGATCGTTGCCCGCTGCGACCACTCCGGGTCATACGGGCTGATCGGCAGGGCCGGCGCCGCGTTTACCGGGCCGGCCAGGCCTACCTCGCGCAGGAAGCGTGCCTGCAGCTGCTGCAGGAGCGGGTCTGTGACCGTGTGCTCGGTGAAGATCGGCCCGGAGCCCGGCACGGACTCCTGGATCGACGCGTCCAGCGCTGTCAGCAGGTCCTGCACGCCGAGCTGCGGGTCGGCAACAGACCTGCCCAGCGGGGCCAGCCGCTCGTCCGCGCGCAGCCTGATGGCCTTCGCCTGTGAGATCGGGATGACCTGGCGCGCTTTGTGTCGCGCCAGCCGGATCGCGTCGTAGACGACGTACTCGAAGAAGTACCGCCGCAGCCCATGTCCTGTCTTCATCGTTCATCGCCTCCGCGGGAGTGATCGGCACATAACCATTCTATAGAGAGTAGATCATTATTCCTGATAATTATTCAATAGTCACTGAAAAGCTGAGTCGGCCGCACCCACACCTCAAGGCAGGGCGGCGGCCGACGTGGACGGCGGAGGCTGGGTCCGGTTCAGCTGTCCAGCATCTCGACTGCCATCGCGCGGTCGAACGCGCCGCCGGCCAGGTGTTCCCAGGTCGGCAGGGAAGCCAGGAATCGGTAGAAGTCGGCTGCAATCTCCACCGTTGCCAGCGCCTGCAGGTCTTCCGCGTGCAACTCGCTGTCGAAGAAGACCCGCGAGTCTCCGCTGCTGGCCGCACTGTTGAGCTTGCTTGCAGCCTCGGCGAACGTCGACGAGCGCAGTGGCGTGATGTAGGTCCGCGACCCGTCGGCGCTGCGCAGCTCTCCGTCGCCGCCGACGGAGAAGTGGTCCCGGTCTTGCTGGAGCTCGACGAGCGCTGACTTGTACGCCTCGGTGAGCTGCCGGTCCAGGCTCTTGACTCGTGCAGTTCCGTCGGGTTTGACCAGCATGTCTTGGCTGATCGTCGCTTCGGCGTAGATGAGCCGGCGACGCGCGGCGGCGGCTGTCTCGCGCTGGGCGACCTCCGCGGCGAGCTCGACGTTGTCGACAACTTGGTCGTCGTCGTAGATCATCGCGACGTCGAGGTCATCGACGTCGACCTCGCGGACCGCATGCGGGTCGCGTCCTTGCTCGACGTTGACCTTCATCTGCACGATCTCCATGACCTCGTCGGAGTAGATGTCCGGATCGAGGCGCGCGATGTCGACGTCGGCGTAGCCGTAGCTCTCCTGGTAGACGTCCTTCGCGCTGCCGGAGTGGATCGCCTGCTTCATCCGCTTGTCGAGCATCTTGCGGAAGTCCGGCTGGTTCATCCGCACGTCGAAGTCCAACGCCGAGCTCAGCGTCGGGATCGTCTGGAGCGTGTAGGGGCGCCCGGGGTGGATGATCGCGTCCTCGAACAGCCGCCACGACATCGGCAGGCTTGTCTCGTTGCGATTCCAGACCGGAGGGTCGCCCGCGCGGAAGACGATCGAGTTGCGTTCGGGGATGAACGCCATGTCGTTGTACTTGATCAGCGGCTCCTCCTTGGTGTTCATCGTGTAGGAGACGCGGCCCTCGGTCTTGCCGCCCACGACCTTGTCCAGGTCCTGGCTGATCTGCTTGGAGTCGATGTAGGACTTGTGCGTGGTGCCGCTCATTTTCTCGAGCGTCTCGATCATCGAATCGTCGGTGGACTTGAGGAACACGATGTTGCTCGTGTTCCCCTGGACGATCTTGTCGACGCTTTCTCCGTAGACGTCACGCAGCTGCTGAAGGGTCTGCAGGATCAAGGTGAACTGCTGTTCCTGGCCCAGGCCGATGGAGAGCATCGTCTCGAAGCCCGCGATGCCGTTGCCGTCGGACTGCAGGTTGCCCAGCTCGTCGAGCATGAACCGCGTCTTGTACAGCGGTTTCTGGTTGCTCTTGGTCATGTAGGACTTGTCGAAGTTCAGATCGACCAGTTGTTTGATCAGGATCAAGATCAGCTTGGCGTACTTCATCAGGTGTGGCGGGGTCACCAGGAATACGGCCTTCGGGGCCTCGGAGTAGCGCACCATCGTCTGTGTGATCGCGCGTGCGTGCCCCCTGACCTTCTCGGGGGCACCGGATGCCGTGAGATCGAGCCGGTCTTGCGGATAGGTGGTGTCGGCCGGCTGGTACTCGGTGATCGCGCTGCCGTGCGTGGCGTTTGTGTGAACCGGCCGGAGCTCACGGATCACGCCGTTCTTGACGATCTTCTTGCCTGTGACGGGCTCGGCGACGTAGTGCCGGCCGTTGAGCGAGACCTGATAGTTCTTCTTGAAGTGGAAGTAGAAGGTACGCACCAGCATTTTCGACTGTGGGTTCACCAGTTCGAGCTTCAGCCAGGCTTCGTCGGTGGGGAACTTCCCCTTGAAGTAGTACCGGGCCCAGCCTTCACGCGAGACGATGTCGGCGTGGTCGAAGTCCTCGCCGAGAGGTTCGGCGAATCTCGGGTCGGCATAGGCCGACCACATGGCCTGCTGGCCGATGAGGTGGTCGCGCTTGAGGTAGTTCATGGAGAAGCGCACGCCCAGCCTGCGCGGGAACGACAGCCCGCCCAGGTCGGTGTTCTGCGAGGGTTTGCCCGAGGTGAGGGTCGAGATCGTGGGGTCGGTGAAGAAGCTCATGGCCGTGATCGCGATGCCGTACACCGACGCGAGCATCTTCTCGGCACCCGCCATCGCCCGCAGCGCGTTGTTGGCGTTGCCGATGAGCGTGCGCATGGTGTTGGTCGGCAATGCCTCGGTCGCGTTGAAGTAGAGCGTGAGCATGTCCTGGTCCGCCTTGCCCTCCCACAGGAACGCCTGGCGCTCGGCGTCGTCGCGGGCCGCTTCGAGGCCGGCCTCATCGTTCTCGAATCCGCCGGCCTTGACCTTCTTCTCCAGCTCGGCCTCAGGGTTCTTGAGCTTCTTGCTCGTGAGCTGGACGAAGAGCTGGTAGCAGTTGTAGAGGGTGACGTGCCCCCACATGTCGTCGAGGCGCCTTTCCAGCGTCTCGGGATCCATGCGCGTCGCCGCGGCATGCTCGCGCAGCTCGCGTTCCTCTTCGAGATAGAAGTCGATGAGGCCGTAGGCCGCGCGCTTGAAGGCGTTGTTCGCCGCGTTCGGCCAGACCGGGTCCTCGCCGCCGTCGACGGGGAAGAAGACATCGGCGATGTTCTCGACGTACAGGGCGCACTTGGTCGAGTCGCCCTCGCGTGCCGCGTCGGCCGCCATGCCCAGCGGGTTGTAGATGTCGGTCTTCATCGCGTTGATGAGGTTGAACTGCACCGGTTCGAAGCCGCGGGTCACGAACGGAACGTAGTTCTTCACGAGCAGCTCGCCCTTGGGGTCGTTGATGACCATGTTGGACGGGCGCTTCTCGCGCGACCACATGTCGAGCATCGGCTCGATGTAGGTCTGCCCCTTACCGGCCCGGGTGATCGCCAGCACCATCGTGTTCACCGGTGCGGTGTCCACGATGTACGCCCCGCCCGGGCGCTGGACCTCGTAGGCAGGAAACGACCAATCGTCGTTGATCAGGTCGGCGACCGTCTTGTAAGGCCCGAGCTTGCCGCGGTCCTTCCCGTCCCCGTTGTACGGGATCACCGTGGTGGCGTACTTCTTCCGCAGACACTTGTCGGCCGGCAGCCCGGAGGTGTCGAAGAGGTCGTCGCCGAACTGTTCATCGATGATCGGCAGCGAGTCGACGACCGGTTCGCCGTTGTCGTCGTCGATGGCCTCACCGGCGTAGTAGACGAGATGGCCGTCCTCGTCCACGACGTCCGCGGCGGCGCGACGCGACACCGCGATCATCTTGAGCCCCTTCTTCTGGAGCATCATGTGACTGATCATCGAGGAGACCTGGACACCCGAGTGCGCGCCGGCGTCGGGAAACCAGTCGAACTTGCGCTGGATCTCTTCGGGCACCGCGATGTGCTGGTCGTTCTCGTACTGGTTGATGTCGGAGGTGTCGCGCATCAGATTGGCGGCGTCGACCCGCTTCGAGACCCAGGCGGCCAGCACGACGCCGAGCACAAGCCCCGTCCCCAGCGAGACGAACAGCTTCAATCCGGACACGTCGGCCAGTTGAGCACCGAGATTCGTCGTCTTGGCAGGTTCGGTTCCCTGCTTCTTCGCGTCGTGCTGCTTGGCTGTGTACCACTGCGGCACAGGAACGTCAGCGAGGTCCGGATAGCACTTCCCTGTGGGCTGCCCGGCCTTGTCGAGCTGCTGGTAGCAGGGTTCGGCGGCGCCACCCTCGGCGGTGCGGGTCGACTTGATGTAGAACTTCTCACCCGGGCGGTCGCCATTCGCGGTGTTCGAGATCGTGCTTCCCAGCCCTAGGACGACCAAGGCGATCACCGAGTAGAGGACCCAGGTGATGACGGCGATGATCGCACCGGCAATGATCGCGCCCGCCATTCCGGGCGCTTTCGATCGCCTGGCCTGCAGCTGGCCCCGGTCGAGCTGTTGCCGGTCGTGCACGTCGCGATGTGACAGCGTCTGCCCGGAACCCCGGGCCGAGATCTTGTCCCAGCCGCTCGCCCTCGCCCGCGACGCCTTCCGCTTCCCTCGCGCCATTGGTGCGCTCCTCGTCCTCACTGTGTTGCCGGAAAAGTCGATAACGGCACCGGCGCGGGGACGATCCCCTGTACGCCGCTGGCCTCTTTCTGCGATCGGCTGCTGCCCTGCGATGCGCTCAGATCAGGGTCGCGCCGATGACGAACCCGCCCGCCAGCATGAGTAGTGCGAGCACGGCCGCCATCGCGATCAGTGCTGTGTTGGATCGCGACTGCATCAAGTTCGATCGCTCCAGATCGTTGATGTAGGCCTGGCGGTCTGCCTGCAGCTCATTGACCCGTGCGTCGTAGTGCTTGCCGAACGACTCGCTCATGTGGTCCATCTGCAGCAGCAGATCGCTGACCCGGTTCGTCTGCGACGTCGTCTTCTCGCTCTCCAGGTTGAGGCGGTGCTGCCACTCCTCGTCCCGGGCACGCAGGTGCTCGATCGTGGAGTGACGCGCGCGCTCGAACTCCTCCTCGGCCCGGCGTGACTGCTCCTCCTGCTCAGCACGCATCCGGGCGATCGCCCCGGCGTGCTCGCGCTCGAGCGAACCGACCCGGTCGACCGTGGCCTGCTCGGCGGCCAGCGCCTGCGCGCGGCTGATGTCGTTCTTGCGGTTCTCGTCGATGACCGACTGGATCTCGTCCGTCAGGCGAACCAGCAGCGCGCGCTCGGCAGCCAGAGCCTCGGCTTGGCGCTCGGCCAGCACTTCGAAGACCCGGGTCATGCCGATCGCCATCTTGCGTTCGGCGTCCTTGCGGCGAAGACCGAGGATCTCCTGGCGGGTGTAGTCGTAGTCGTTCTCGACCTTCGCCTCGATCGCCGTCACGGCATCGAGCTGCTCGCGCCGGATCCGTGGACTGTTCCGCTCTCGGTACTGCGCCTCGGCCTGGGCGGCCGCCTGCTGACCGACCCGGGCGATAGCGGCCTCGAATACGTCGGCGATCTCGGCCTGAGCCTGCCGGCCCTTCTCCTCCCTGGCAGCCAGCGCTTCGCGGTACTCGGCCCGCGCCCCGGCGGTCAGCCCCTGGTAGACGCTTCCCTCACGATCGATGGAGACCTCGCGGATCACCTGCTCTGCGTGCAGGCTCATGAGCGTGACGAACTGCGTTTGCAGCGTCGTTTGACCGTCGGCGTGCAACTGCGACAGTTGCGCGTTAGCCTGCCGAACCAGTTGCGCGAGCTGATCGCCGAGCCATGAGGTGGCAGCCTGTGGTGCCTCGATCTGAACGGTCAGCGCGCCGACGCCGAACGACGTCGTGAACTCGTCCAGCGTGACCTGCAGGTCAAGGTCCTCGCTGAGGAACCGTCGAGCCAGGCTTCCGCGCACCTGAAGCTGGTTCGCTACCGGCGCGGCCGGCAGCTGTTCTGTGGGCTGATCCAACCCTTCGCCGCTGGGCTCCGGATTGCCCGGTCCGATGACCCCGTCGGCCAGCTCGTCGGGGGAACCGTGCTCGTCGAAGGACGGCGAGTCGAGACCCTCGTCGTCGGTGAAGGCGGTCGAGAAGTCCAGATCGTCGTCCGGGTCGGTGCCGAATACCGGTTCCTGGTCGAACAGTGGGTCGCCGTCGTCGAAGGATCTCTCGTTCGGCTCCACCGCGACCTCAGCCAGCTCGGCGTCGGCGGCCGCTTCGGTGAGGCCGGCATCGATGTTCGCCTCGCCGCTGTGCCGCGCCCACATCTCGGCGCCGACCGCGTCCTTGAGATCGACCCGGCCCTGCGAGACTCCTTGCGCCTGAGCGAAGGTTGCTGGCGCCGCCAGGTCGACCTGGAGGCCCTGGCCGCCGCGCTGGTAGACCACCGCCCAGGTGTAGTCCGCAGTGGTGAGCAGCCCGTATTCGTCCATCCGCTCGAGCGTCCCGATCGTCGGAATGATCCCGAAGATCTGCTGGTCGAGCATGTCGCCGGTCGCTAGCGTGCGGATCGAATCGTTCTCGATCAGCTCGATGATGGAGCCCCTGGCCTCGTCACGGCCGTGACGCCTGCTCAGACCGCCGATGCTTTCTGCGGCAAGCACCAGGACCACCCATGCCGTCCCGCTGGGCAAACCGAAACGCTCGTTGCCGCGGAGCAACTCGACAGCCGCCGGGACGGCGGTCTCCCGGACCACCGACGACAGCAGCTCGTCCGGCTTCTTCTGCCGATCCTTCCTCCGCACGGCATGCTTGGGTCCTGTCAGGATGCTCACACCAATGGGTCCCTTCGATCTATAGCCCGATTTGCCTCGTCTACCAGGAGGTCGATGCAACACCATCCGAAGATACCATTCAATGATCATTTAATAGATCATTCGGAAAGGATTGTGGATAGTGGAGGGACTACCTCATCGCGGAGACCACGATGTGGCCGTCTGAGATCAGCATCGTTTTGTGATCGCTGGCCAGTTCGCCGTTGACGTCGACGCTGAGCCGGCGCTCGGTGGGGTGCTCGTTGACGAAGCGCGCTACTTCCGTGCTGACCTCGTCGGTGAGCTTCGCGACCGCTGTTCGAGCGCCGCCGGCGTCGGAGTCGGAGTCGCCCTTGTCGTCGACCAGGTACTGCAGGACTCGCTCGGACATGACGACTTGTGCGTTGTGCTTGACCCGGACCTCCTCAACCAGGCTCCACAGTTTGTTCTTCACGATCTTTCGTTGTGTCTCCAGCGAGAGCGGCTGGAACGGAACGATCGCGTCGATGCGGCCCAGGAGCTCGGGCGGAAAGCGATCGGCGCCCGCGGTGGTCGAGATCGACCGCCGGATCAGCTTGTCGTACTCGCTGAGCTTCTTGCCCGAGCCGGTGTCGTCCGGCTCGTACTGCGCGATGGTCGAGAAGATCTCGTTGCCCACGTTCGTGGTGAGCACGATGTAGGTGTTGAGGAACGACACCTCGCGGTTGTTGTCGTCCGACAGCCGGGCGTCGTCGAGTACCTGGAGCAGGACGCGCGTGACCATCGGCGAGGCCTTCTCGATCTCGTCGAACAGGAGCACGGCGTGTGACAGGTCCCAGACCCGCTTGGTGAGCTCGGAGCGGAAGAGCCCGAAAGAGTCGTCCGAGGCGAACTCGGTCATGTCGAACCGGATCAGGTGACGCTGATCGTCGCCGAACAGCAGCCTGGCCAGCTGTTTGGTCAGTTCGGTCTTGCCGACACCGGTGCTCCCGGCAAACAACATGGATGCCATGGGCCGTGATGGATCGTTCAGATCCGCAACGCACAGCTGCAGCCGCCGTGCAACGACCGACGTGGCATGGTCTTGGCTGTACACCTTCTCATCGAGTTGCTGCTTGATCAGGGCGCCGTCGACCCTGAATGCGACGTTGACGTTCAGCGACTCCATCAGTACGTCCGAGAGCAGGCGCTTG
This genomic interval carries:
- a CDS encoding type IV secretory system conjugative DNA transfer family protein → MARGKRKASRARASGWDKISARGSGQTLSHRDVHDRQQLDRGQLQARRSKAPGMAGAIIAGAIIAVITWVLYSVIALVVLGLGSTISNTANGDRPGEKFYIKSTRTAEGGAAEPCYQQLDKAGQPTGKCYPDLADVPVPQWYTAKQHDAKKQGTEPAKTTNLGAQLADVSGLKLFVSLGTGLVLGVVLAAWVSKRVDAANLMRDTSDINQYENDQHIAVPEEIQRKFDWFPDAGAHSGVQVSSMISHMMLQKKGLKMIAVSRRAAADVVDEDGHLVYYAGEAIDDDNGEPVVDSLPIIDEQFGDDLFDTSGLPADKCLRKKYATTVIPYNGDGKDRGKLGPYKTVADLINDDWSFPAYEVQRPGGAYIVDTAPVNTMVLAITRAGKGQTYIEPMLDMWSREKRPSNMVINDPKGELLVKNYVPFVTRGFEPVQFNLINAMKTDIYNPLGMAADAAREGDSTKCALYVENIADVFFPVDGGEDPVWPNAANNAFKRAAYGLIDFYLEEERELREHAAATRMDPETLERRLDDMWGHVTLYNCYQLFVQLTSKKLKNPEAELEKKVKAGGFENDEAGLEAARDDAERQAFLWEGKADQDMLTLYFNATEALPTNTMRTLIGNANNALRAMAGAEKMLASVYGIAITAMSFFTDPTISTLTSGKPSQNTDLGGLSFPRRLGVRFSMNYLKRDHLIGQQAMWSAYADPRFAEPLGEDFDHADIVSREGWARYYFKGKFPTDEAWLKLELVNPQSKMLVRTFYFHFKKNYQVSLNGRHYVAEPVTGKKIVKNGVIRELRPVHTNATHGSAITEYQPADTTYPQDRLDLTASGAPEKVRGHARAITQTMVRYSEAPKAVFLVTPPHLMKYAKLILILIKQLVDLNFDKSYMTKSNQKPLYKTRFMLDELGNLQSDGNGIAGFETMLSIGLGQEQQFTLILQTLQQLRDVYGESVDKIVQGNTSNIVFLKSTDDSMIETLEKMSGTTHKSYIDSKQISQDLDKVVGGKTEGRVSYTMNTKEEPLIKYNDMAFIPERNSIVFRAGDPPVWNRNETSLPMSWRLFEDAIIHPGRPYTLQTIPTLSSALDFDVRMNQPDFRKMLDKRMKQAIHSGSAKDVYQESYGYADVDIARLDPDIYSDEVMEIVQMKVNVEQGRDPHAVREVDVDDLDVAMIYDDDQVVDNVELAAEVAQRETAAAARRRLIYAEATISQDMLVKPDGTARVKSLDRQLTEAYKSALVELQQDRDHFSVGGDGELRSADGSRTYITPLRSSTFAEAASKLNSAASSGDSRVFFDSELHAEDLQALATVEIAADFYRFLASLPTWEHLAGGAFDRAMAVEMLDS
- a CDS encoding AAA family ATPase; the protein is MFDGSRLNEGYTLLARLSSPMKPPEREIVGRGYEMTQLLAAMRRAELCNALLLAPAGSGKSVLVQGVSQIDTQRLYLEVDPARMISEAGDSDRMASTLKGFFDEAERFARDENRELVLFIDEFHQIVQLSDAAVEAIKPVLAASGARGIRVIAATTYEEFHRHIAPNQPLVERLQRINLAPPDEATTVKILEGMAERYGVADQFHGDHLFRLIYEYTQRYMPASSQPRKSILVLDSMVGWHRHTKRAIDKRLLSDVLMESLNVNVAFRVDGALIKQQLDEKVYSQDHATSVVARRLQLCVADLNDPSRPMASMLFAGSTGVGKTELTKQLARLLFGDDQRHLIRFDMTEFASDDSFGLFRSELTKRVWDLSHAVLLFDEIEKASPMVTRVLLQVLDDARLSDDNNREVSFLNTYIVLTTNVGNEIFSTIAQYEPDDTGSGKKLSEYDKLIRRSISTTAGADRFPPELLGRIDAIVPFQPLSLETQRKIVKNKLWSLVEEVRVKHNAQVVMSERVLQYLVDDKGDSDSDAGGARTAVAKLTDEVSTEVARFVNEHPTERRLSVDVNGELASDHKTMLISDGHIVVSAMR